In Pseudobacter ginsenosidimutans, the following are encoded in one genomic region:
- a CDS encoding hybrid sensor histidine kinase/response regulator transcription factor — MMFSLKYTLLLIAILLGIPAISQYEQYTFSRIDVSAGLSNNQVNSILKDKYGFLWFGTMSGLNRYDGYSIKTFRKGLDSNSLADNYVSTIWECPGNKLWITARPDVSIIDLYNEKISRNTEQYLRSLYLPTGSITLIKKDRNNNFWFIYANKGVYMVNPGKTPVFYDSSEGKRSIASNDITGMAEDRQGAIWLVHRNGILNRIDPVSATVTATIDQLKKANNGNYNWSIFIDRDNDIWANTGDPRGLFYYNHQNIIQFNENNAQHRLNTNLIMGVAQDNNGMIWVATDHGGINLINKQKQFSIQYLLNDPENNKSIGQNSINSLYKDNHGIIWIGTYKQGISYFDENVGKFAHYKHRATDPHSLQYDDVNRFVEDKKGNIWIGTNGGGLIHFNRQNNKFTQYLHNPSDPGSISNNVIVSLCIDHEQTLWIGTYLGGLNSFDGKKFIRYRHNDSIPESLSEDRVWEILEDSRNNLWIGTLGKGLDILDRKTGKFSHFRSKDTGTSALRSGFIMALMEDKKGNLWIGTAEGIDVYDPHTNLITHYGQNIPPKGLSNFNVLSLLEDGNGKIWIGTREGLNYFDPEKNTFKHFYREDGLADNTILTILQDDHNSLWITTPNGLSNILLNKETGGGNIIASIRNYEEVSNLQGKEFNENAALKTRSGDLIIGGPNGFNIINADFKDKQQPAPELVFTNFQVFNRNIAAGDTLNNRVVLTNAINATSEIKLRFNENVFSIEFAALNFSHSAANKYAYKLEGFNDEWLYTDGHQRKTTYTNLDPGSYVFKVKAMTNEGTWSSEKELHIVIQPPFWRTPLAIILYVLATAGILFLARRIIVERTRMKYEVEQQRREADRMHAIDNMKTKFFTNVSHEFRTPLSLILSPLDKILKQSHDPAQRSQLQLIHRNAKRLLQLINQLLDFRKMEVQQFVLHPGFHDIVAFCKDISQSFSDIAEQKNIRFSIYSDSEKLETWFDKDKLEKILFNLLSNAFKYTPQNGEIGISFEHTKDSFLIKVKDSGIGIPPEQHEKIFERFFQLDVPESMLNHGSGIGLAITKEFVRLHGGTVQVDSEPDKGTCFLVSLPLKTAGEVNGIHPETIPVPETIVNTEPLVNGVPADKPGAATILVVEDNEDFRFYLKDNLKSKYNVIEAVDGRDGWQKVKQFMPQLVVSDIMMPNLNGIELSRRIKNDPRTARIPIILLTAMDNEEAQLEGYKSGINDYISKPFTFGILETRIRNILSQHQKMEKNILGKMEVSPQQPAISSADEQFMKMAVEAVEKNLANADYSVGDLSRDLCMSRVAAYKKLLALTRKTPVEFIRNMRLQRAAQLLSRSQLSVSEVAYEVGFNNPKNFSKYFKQEFDILPSQYQKNSTNN; from the coding sequence ATGATGTTTTCGCTGAAATACACGTTGCTGCTAATCGCCATTCTTTTGGGCATCCCTGCTATATCCCAGTACGAGCAATACACTTTTTCCCGGATCGATGTAAGCGCCGGCCTTTCCAATAACCAGGTGAACAGCATCCTCAAAGACAAATACGGATTCCTCTGGTTCGGAACCATGAGCGGCCTCAACCGTTATGATGGCTATTCCATCAAAACCTTCAGGAAAGGTCTCGACAGCAATTCGCTGGCCGACAATTACGTCAGCACCATCTGGGAATGCCCCGGCAACAAACTCTGGATCACTGCCCGCCCGGACGTTAGCATCATAGATCTTTACAACGAAAAGATCAGCCGGAATACAGAACAATACCTCCGTTCACTATACCTGCCAACAGGCAGCATTACATTGATCAAAAAAGACAGGAACAATAATTTCTGGTTCATCTACGCCAACAAAGGCGTGTACATGGTGAACCCCGGCAAAACACCAGTGTTTTACGACAGCTCCGAAGGCAAACGCAGCATCGCTTCCAACGATATCACCGGAATGGCGGAAGACCGGCAGGGCGCCATCTGGCTGGTGCACCGCAACGGCATACTGAACAGGATCGATCCCGTATCCGCAACCGTCACCGCCACCATCGATCAACTCAAAAAAGCGAATAATGGAAATTACAACTGGAGCATTTTCATAGATCGCGACAATGATATCTGGGCCAATACAGGAGACCCCAGAGGCTTATTTTATTACAATCATCAAAACATCATCCAGTTCAACGAGAACAATGCACAACACCGTCTCAATACCAACCTCATTATGGGCGTGGCGCAGGACAATAATGGAATGATCTGGGTAGCCACAGACCATGGCGGCATCAATCTCATCAACAAGCAAAAACAATTCTCCATTCAATACCTGCTCAATGATCCCGAGAACAACAAGAGCATTGGCCAGAACAGCATCAATTCTTTATACAAAGACAATCATGGCATCATCTGGATCGGCACCTACAAACAGGGCATCAGTTATTTTGATGAGAACGTGGGCAAGTTTGCGCATTACAAGCACCGCGCCACCGATCCGCATAGCCTGCAATACGATGATGTGAACCGGTTTGTGGAAGACAAAAAGGGTAATATCTGGATCGGCACCAATGGCGGCGGCCTCATCCACTTCAACAGACAGAACAATAAATTCACGCAGTACCTTCACAACCCATCGGATCCGGGCAGTATCAGTAACAATGTGATCGTGAGCCTTTGTATCGATCATGAACAAACGCTATGGATAGGCACCTATCTCGGTGGCCTCAACAGTTTCGACGGAAAGAAATTCATCCGCTACCGCCACAATGATTCCATTCCTGAAAGCCTCTCCGAAGACCGCGTCTGGGAAATACTCGAAGACTCCCGAAACAATCTCTGGATCGGAACACTCGGCAAGGGACTTGACATACTCGACAGAAAAACAGGAAAGTTCTCCCATTTCCGAAGCAAGGACACCGGCACTTCGGCTCTCCGTTCAGGTTTTATCATGGCGTTAATGGAAGACAAAAAAGGAAATCTCTGGATCGGTACCGCAGAAGGAATCGATGTATACGATCCACACACCAATCTCATCACGCACTACGGACAAAATATTCCGCCCAAAGGGCTCAGCAATTTCAATGTGCTTTCATTGCTGGAAGATGGCAATGGAAAGATCTGGATCGGCACCCGCGAAGGCCTGAATTATTTCGATCCTGAGAAAAATACCTTCAAACATTTCTACCGCGAAGATGGCCTTGCAGACAATACCATCCTCACCATTTTGCAGGATGATCACAACAGTCTCTGGATCACAACGCCCAACGGTCTCAGCAACATTCTGCTGAACAAAGAAACCGGCGGAGGGAATATCATTGCCAGCATTCGCAACTATGAAGAAGTGAGTAATCTGCAGGGAAAAGAGTTCAATGAGAACGCAGCTTTGAAAACAAGGTCAGGCGACCTGATCATCGGCGGCCCCAACGGATTCAACATCATCAATGCGGATTTTAAAGACAAGCAGCAACCCGCTCCCGAACTGGTGTTCACCAATTTTCAGGTATTCAACAGGAATATCGCTGCCGGCGATACCCTCAATAACCGCGTGGTATTGACCAACGCCATCAACGCCACCAGTGAGATCAAGCTCAGGTTCAATGAGAACGTTTTCTCCATCGAATTTGCCGCGCTCAACTTCTCCCATTCAGCCGCCAATAAATATGCTTACAAGCTCGAAGGATTCAATGATGAATGGCTGTACACAGACGGTCATCAACGCAAAACTACTTACACCAACCTCGATCCCGGCTCTTATGTGTTCAAGGTAAAAGCCATGACCAACGAAGGCACCTGGAGCAGTGAAAAAGAATTGCACATAGTGATACAGCCTCCTTTCTGGCGAACGCCGCTGGCCATCATCCTCTATGTGCTGGCCACAGCAGGAATTCTATTTTTGGCACGCAGGATCATCGTGGAGCGCACACGCATGAAATACGAAGTGGAACAGCAACGCAGGGAAGCAGACCGTATGCATGCCATCGATAACATGAAAACGAAATTCTTCACCAATGTAAGTCATGAGTTCAGAACGCCGCTGAGCCTGATCCTCTCTCCGCTGGACAAGATCCTCAAACAATCCCATGACCCCGCACAGAGATCACAGCTGCAGCTCATCCACCGCAATGCCAAACGACTGCTGCAACTGATCAACCAGCTGCTCGACTTCAGAAAGATGGAAGTGCAGCAGTTTGTACTGCATCCTGGCTTTCATGATATTGTGGCTTTCTGCAAAGACATCAGTCAATCGTTCTCCGATATCGCCGAACAGAAGAATATCCGTTTTTCCATTTACAGTGATAGTGAAAAACTGGAAACCTGGTTCGATAAGGACAAACTGGAAAAAATACTGTTCAACTTATTATCTAACGCCTTCAAATACACGCCACAGAATGGAGAGATTGGTATCAGCTTCGAACATACGAAAGACAGCTTCCTGATAAAAGTCAAAGACAGTGGTATCGGCATTCCGCCCGAACAGCATGAGAAGATCTTCGAACGGTTCTTCCAGCTGGATGTTCCTGAAAGTATGCTCAATCACGGCAGTGGCATCGGACTTGCCATCACCAAAGAGTTCGTGCGCCTCCATGGAGGTACGGTTCAGGTAGACAGTGAGCCCGATAAAGGCACCTGCTTTCTCGTTTCCCTTCCCCTGAAAACCGCCGGCGAAGTGAATGGCATCCATCCGGAAACCATTCCTGTTCCAGAAACTATCGTCAATACGGAACCATTGGTAAATGGCGTTCCTGCAGACAAACCCGGTGCCGCTACCATATTAGTTGTGGAAGACAATGAAGATTTCCGTTTCTATCTCAAAGACAATCTCAAGTCAAAATACAATGTGATCGAAGCGGTGGATGGCCGGGACGGCTGGCAGAAGGTGAAACAATTTATGCCTCAGCTGGTGGTGAGCGATATCATGATGCCGAACCTCAACGGTATCGAACTGAGCCGGAGGATCAAGAACGATCCCCGTACTGCCCGCATCCCCATCATCCTGCTCACCGCCATGGACAATGAGGAAGCACAGCTGGAAGGATACAAATCAGGCATCAATGATTATATCTCCAAACCCTTCACATTCGGGATACTGGAAACCCGGATCAGGAATATCCTTTCCCAGCATCAAAAAATGGAAAAGAATATTCTGGGAAAAATGGAAGTGAGTCCGCAACAACCCGCTATCAGCTCTGCCGATGAGCAGTTCATGAAAATGGCGGTGGAGGCTGTGGAAAAGAACCTGGCCAATGCCGACTATTCCGTGGGTGATCTGAGCCGCGACCTCTGCATGAGCCGGGTGGCCGCCTACAAGAAGCTGCTTGCGCTTACCCGCAAAACACCGGTGGAATTCATCCGGAACATGCGATTACAGCGCGCCGCCCAGTTATTATCCAGGAGCCAGCTCTCCGTTTCCGAAGTGGCTTATGAAGTTGGATTCAATAACCCAAAAAACTTTTCGAAATATTTCAAACAGGAATTTGATATTTTGCCATCCCAATACCAGAAAAACAGTACGAACAACTGA